The DNA window TCAAGATGTTGGGCAGGGACGTGCAGTGAGCAAGTCTGTAAACGTCAGTGTAAGTAAGACACAATATTGTTTTAAGTGCCAAGTAGACTATACAACGActtgtgatgaaaaattcaattggcAGGTAACTACTGTGTAAATTATCATCGTCgccattataattattacgtttgtttttattattattattgtcattgcTATTTTTATGATGCATGCTTTGTGCATTGCTAACGAAGAAAATGGCTATCAAAATCTATAAATGaagattttgtattttcacTTAGACAGGCGTTCTctgtcgttttcttttctttaattttgatttgatCTGCCCTACCAGATTGCCAATGCCGCTACTATTGCTGCTCCCCTTGCTGCTGTTTGCGGTGCTTTCTTGATTCCTCTGTCCCTTTGCTTTTGCGTAGTGTATAACAATTTGTCTGCCGAGCATGCATTGCTTATCCAACTGACATTTTATTATCTCTGTTGTAGAGGCTTTCCACTGGGAAATGGTGGCAGAAGGtaaagtataaatattattctttaGCGTATCTATAGATTTGTATCAACGACAGCTTTTGGTTTGCAAATTACTCTTCTTTGGTTCTcggcaataaaaattcatatcttcCGCTTCGGTTATCACACCAGGGCTTACAGTATGTTGTGACTGATTAAAGTTTTCAcctgtgtgtgtgcgtgcgcgtGTGTTTTGACAAATATTAAGCTAATGCAAAGAATCTATGCCTTGCCGAATTCGTCGACTTAGAGCTTCGATTAAACTAAGTTTTCTGCTTTTATTTGGGTACGTAGATACATTCTAGATGTAGTTTCCACTTCTCTCGACAAATATCCCAAAAAAATCTCATCACAATCATATATCGACGGTGAAACATGATGTAACAAGAAGCGTTACCGTGACATAACTTGTAACTCATGTGTAACAAGTTATGCTCCACTCAAAGGTTTGTAGCTCTAATATGACATTTACGTAACATGTGACACGCATTACGTAATAGCAATAATGTTTTATTCCTAATATTGCAAGGTATACTGATGTAACATTGATGATTGACTGCTACATACATGGCTGCTACCAGCCTcaatgtatgtatgcatgtacattGGCGCTACATAACATGGTAATAGCCACTAAGGCACCCCCCCACCTAGCAAGCATAGTTACTTTGAAGCAGTGTAACGGCAATGGGACGGGTTGTTACACTATGATAATTCGGTATTTTGATGCATATGTACGTCAGAGTTTGGTAGCGCATATTCGATAGGCTTGTAGTGTACTATAGGttgctgaaaaaaaagggCCTATgatgtttttgaaattccgCCCAAATAAAGGTACAGACATGCATACATGCATTTCGTTAAAATATGATACATGAGTTTGCATGCActaaagaataattaatatacCAATTGATAATATTTCATAGAGCTTGAAGCTTGCCAATAGTTTGTTGCGTGTTCGCAGCTGTGGCACTCGTTAATTTTCTCTTACCTTTCGctgtaataaatgaataagtatTATACctgtgtgtataataaatctTCTACTCGTCATTCAATTAACGCTCAAACATAACAATTTTAGCCTGGCGGTTCACCGTATCACACAATACATCCTGCAGATACGACGCTTGAGGGATGGAATTTCCAAAATCTCAAACAACATAGGTCAAACTCGTGGTCTGAATCTCTCGACGACCTTAAATTCGTTCAAGAAACATTGGGTGATCCCGTCCGAAACATTAGgtgacaattttcaattattaaagAAGTAAGGTCTtgtagagaaagaaaacaatcgAAATTTCTCCCACTTTGGGACAAGGATGAAACATCGTCATTCGAAAGCTAACACGTACTTCTCTCTTTCAGGTttcttgatgaaaaaaacacCACCCTCTACGATAGCTATAAAAAAGCATATGCTGAAGTCCTGCATAGTTGGAGGCTCCTTGATGCCAGGGCACAGGTACTAAAACACGTCAGTGTACCACCGATCGATTCCCACAAGGCTGTAGAGTTTCAAATTGAATGTTATATCTGCAATAAATCTAGTCGTGGTCCACAGTGCAACAATTGCAGGCAGTTGGCATTTCAATGTGCCATATGTCACATATCCGTTAGAGGTATGGAATTAATTGTACAGCTTTCAGTTGTGACATTCACTCTGATATCCTATGAAAAAATCACCTAAACACAGTACTCATCGATATTTCAGGACCCAGCAACGTGTGTGTAGTTTGCGGACACGGAGGTCACACCGAACACTTGGCCGCTTGGTTCACAACCAAGACACTGTGTCCAACAGGCTGCGGATGCTACTGTCTCAACGAGAGCACTACCctcatgaaaatttaatcaccATTACACTGTTACATCGTAACCACGCACCAGTCTAAAAGTTATGCAATCCCAAAACAATCGACACGTTACATCGCATGTTCTTTGTACAAACCATGCACGACATCACCTAATAGCAAACGGCGGTGAGGGGGAGGAATTTGAACAAGTTCCCCATTTTCTCTACATGGACCATTAGCTTCCTCGGCTTGGTTTGTATAAAATCGGTATCGTTTGAACATGGCTATTATAAGTTAAGTAGAACAGTTTTGGGCATGTATTACCATTGTATacaattgtataattattgcgaattagaaaaaaatactaaGATCTCGATGTCGACCACGGCTACAAAATATAGATAggcatcaaattattatttgtgcATTTTTTATTAGCAATCAAGTTTTCAACGGTACATGAATAAACTGTACAGTTTTAATTTCATCCTTCAACTCTTACACGTAGGTCTTTGCACGGTAATTGATGctcataaaaaataatccttACCTTAAGATGTAATTTCTATATTCAATATGGCTAGAGGTATGCGTGTGCGAATTGCTGTGTCAATCATGTCCCCAAACTGGCTGTCGATCTTCATTTCACTCTACAGGCGCGTTGTTCGATTATAACAGCTACAAAAAATCCAAGAAGTTAATTGTCACTGCCATCCTACCTAGTTCAGCTGCAACGCCATATAAAAGTATATACAAACATACATCAAGCGTGAGTCTACCTTTCAAGGAGTCGCCGTTTCAGCTCAGGTGGGTATGCAACATATATGTAATGATCGGGTGTTTCAGCACTCCCTGCGGAGGGCGTGTCTTGTCCGGGTTCCAATTTCCCTTTGCTATCTTTCTTATTTTGGTCAACTTTCGAACCATGCTGCGGAGACGTCATTTCCTTGTTCCTATTGTTGTGTGGTGAGTGCGAAATCCCTGACATTCCATCAGCTCTCATTTCATGCACAGAACTGTCATACGAAATTGATTACTTGCACATTCACAATATATAAACTAATGGCCATGATTAAACTGTATCAGTTTGATATAGAGCATTTACAGAACTGACAGATTGACATCAAGAAAGCAAGGATTTTTCGTGAAACCCTTGACGTATTTTGACAATCCCATCCATTGCTTGGATCAAATCGAAGCGTTGCATTCGTATAAACTTACTTAACGGAATTGAAGAAAGTAGTGCAAGCAAACGATCCGGAAGGAAAAGTCTATTATAAATCTAGACTCTCCTTGGgattctttttattaattacttACTCAAATAATATCCAAATGATGTAATAGCACATTGACATTCCCAGTGATAAGAGCATGGCTAGTATGAATAAGAGATGCCACGGTATCTGACGTTGCTGTCTGCGCGTATCTTCCCAGTATTTTTCGCATGTCAAATACCAGCAAACGGCTCGATTGAGTTCACCTGTTCTCAAAAAAACAGCGAAAAGCAGAGTGAAACGCgttttagaattttaaaagaacTTAAAAACACTGCTGCCCAATCGTGGCATGAAACCACGCACCTTCAACTTCCGTGAAATCTTGAACGGACAGATTAACAAGCAATCCTGCGATGCAGTCACGTACCAGAATCTGAGGGGAAAGAAAATCAGCGTGGTAAGGGagtatgaaaattgatatgaagaagttgtaaaaaatgtataaattgttgGTATTAGTACCTCACatcttattttcaatttcaaaagttcCTCAGGCTTGCAGTTTGATTTGAGTTTCTGTAGCTCGGCGAGCCGCTGCTGATTTCTATCGATAGCTGGTAGAGCCGAGTCTACGAGATGATTACTGTCACAGATGTCATGTGTCTTATTGTTTTCTTCATCCTCAGAACCGATCATTTTCTGCTTCTGATGGTTAATGGTGAAATGATTCTCAGGGGTATCTCGCCTGTCGCAGTAGTGATGGAACGTTCCTCTGTTAGTGCCACCGCTGGTCTGCGACTCTTGAAACTTGTCACCGAATACCCTAGCCAAGTCTCTGGATCCGGTCGAAGGAGCTAGCGTTGTTTGACGAGCCGTCGTTTCCCTCCATACCTCGATGTCCGTATTGATGGTACTCGAATCGTCTATTGATGACCCCTCAAAGTCTTGAGTTATCAGAACGTCACACCTCATAATATCGCAGTAGTCGGCTAGACAGACAGCATCCTCTGCCTTAACAAGGAAGATACTAACGTAAATAAATGTAGTCAACTAGCAATGATAGTACAGTTAATAACAATTAACATCTGTACTGACAATATTGATGTCGCCTTTGTGTCTATTATCAAAATGCATGTCCAGGTGACGCTCTTCGTAAAATGATTTTCCGCACAACCCGCACGTCCATTGGGAAGGTCGATGCTGATATTTGGCCGTCTGTTGAGGGTGAAATATGTCTCTGGTTCTATGGAACGGGCACTCGAGGGGCAGCTCGACTTGGTATTTGTTCAGCACGGGGATCCATTTCTGTAAGAGGGGAAGTTTgcgattaaaaattgaagCTGATTAAAATAAGGAGAATAACAAATTCAGCCAGCCACTCCTCCTTTACCTTTTGTACTATCCTCCGTACCACCGAGGCACTGTCTCGAGGGcatgatattttgaaaacactCGGCCCTGGCCATGGTATTTGACACAGCAGCAGCACTGCCAATATCTGTGAATCATGCGAGGtgatatttattcgttttctcGTTACACGCATCTCATTATCCCTGAATTGGGAATTGAAGAAGGTAAGTGGTGAATTGGATTCCGTCGGGTCGCGTTGCGGTGCGGAATGAAAGAACAGAAAAGGTTGCTTTTTTCGCAACCCTGCATAACACAGGTCgggaattgattttttttcctttcctaaTTTACGCCGCTGTGACACGGATGTTGCGCGTGATTCTGCCGTGCGTGTAGTTCGATCGAAAacttttctaaaatattctaaATTATTACCTCCGCGTGAAGGGATTTGGTCTTCATTCATATCCCATGTAGAGAGCTCCACTCCACGGAATCACCTAATCGTCAAACTGTAATAAACCGTCGAGGAGAAATTTTCTACATAATATCGCGGGAACGCGCTCGTTTACCCCTGCAGTCGTAGTGCGGTACGATTTTAGAGGAACCTCCCCTTCCACCAGGACTCCCGCGGACGCAAGCGCCTTCATTAGCCTTCCGCGCGTGCATCTGCACCCGCGCACTGCGTCCCCGCGATCCTTACAGCATCAGTCACATTACTTGtgagaaatgaatattttttctactctaCCCGACAGTGCGGTataaactaattgtaaattaaatcAGGACAATGTGAGGGTGGTACAGAAATAAcagacgaaaaatatttgaatcgcTCGTTTATTTAGTCGCCCTCAGTCAATCCAAGACACTCCTATagtttgtttcagatcaaaatcCGCACTTTTCATCTTCCGACTCGccgttttcttctttctcatcCCTTCGCGCTTCAGTATCTGTAATGGTCGGATTTGTATGGGCCATCGACGGGAATGTCGAGATACTTGGACTGGTCGGTAGTGAGTTTAGTCAACTTCACGCCCAGGTGGTCGAGATGCAGGGCGGCGACTTCTTCGTCGAGCTGTTGGTAGGAAAAACGGGATATAGGTAACTTTCATCGTCAACGGTATGCCGTGATTGATGACAATGACGATATAAACAATGATTGAAAACGTTGAAGCAGAAGAAAAAACCGTAACCGTAGcattttttcactcactttCTTTGGCAACATGTGGACACCGATTGGATACGAGGTAGACTTTGTCCAGAGCTCTATCTGGGCTAGGACTTGATTTGTGAATGAGGTACTCATTACGAAACTCGAATGCCCTGTCGCGCAACCCAAATTGACTAGTCGACCCTCCGCAAGGAGAATGACATgcctaaaaatattttgctatAGAATATTGATTTGCTACTCAAATCAGAgatgatttttgtttcttaattgGGCAAAACGAACCTGCCAGTGCTCAGTTCGTAACGATCGACCTGGGGCTTGATGTTTACTTTTGATTTCGCGTTTTTTTCCAGCCAAGCGACCTGGATCTCGCAATCGAAATGCCCAATATTGCAAACAATAGCATCTTCGGGCATATTCAAAAAGTGTTCTCCTAGAATGATATCTTTGCATCCGGTTGTAGTCACATATATCTGTCCCTTTTTCGAAGCTTCATTCATAGTTGTGACCTGcaataaaagaaattaataaacaaattgtATCGCTCATCTGATTACCCAACAAGACAAAACTCTGGTTATTTAATCGAGAAATCCAAAGACGCCAAATCCAAAATTTCCATATTCACCTCATAGCCTTCCATTGCCGCTTGTAAGGCATTGATGGGATCAATTTCTGTTATTATAACTCGACCTCCAAGAGCTCGTAAACTTTGTGCGCACCCCTTACCAACGTCACCATAACCTGCAACTACGCACACTTTTCCAGCCAACATAACATCGGTTGCTCTCTTGATTCCATCGATTAGAGACTCCCTGCATCCGTACAAGTTGTCGAATTTACTCTGTGAAGAAACATCGATCGTGATTGCTACCGCGCTACGTTAAACACGTTTTAATTGTCTTCTGTTTTCCGTACCTTTGTAACAGAGTCGTTGACATTTATCGCAGGTACTTTGAGTTTTCCGTCTTTAAGCATGCGGTAAAGATTGTGAACACCAGTTGTCGTTTCTTCCGAGATGCCAAGGCAGTCTTTCAGATATTCAGGGAACTTGGTGTGCACGAGATTGGTCAGATCTCCTCCATCGTCTAGGATCAGATTCAAAGGCTTTCCATCTTTGAATACCAGGGTTTGTTCTATACACCACATGTATTCTTCATCCGTTTCACCTTTCCATGCATAAACTGGCACGCCAGTCTTTGCTATAGCTGCTGCTGCATGATCCTGTGTGCTGAAAATGTTGCACGAGGACCATTGTACCTGAAATCACGAAGTAAGGATAATAAGTAAGAGGTTGTCAAGTTgcataaagaaaaagaagttaTCACAACCGAATCAGTCGTGATGTAAGATTAGTAAAATCATTTGACGAGCGAATAACCTCGGATGCATGAGTTAGAAACTCCTTGAGCTCTGGTGTAACAAATTACCATTTATCTTACTATTGAGCAAGCCAAGTCGTATTCAACTGCCTGGGGTCATGGATACACAGATAACGAATCATTGGCATAATAAATCATTGTTTGtttaaaatagattattttaaaattcagatTAGATCACGAAGGCTTTTATCTGGAAGAGAAGGTATATTCTTTCTATAATTTAcataatttctttcttttattctttgtcCAACATATTGAAATGTACAATTCTTTTCTATGCCATTGTCAATGTTTGTGTATGGATCTTTTGAGTCATGGTATAAAAACTCAGCAACTGCATGTGGTTTCCAGAAATTTAAACCTCCCTCACGCAGCATagataaatataattgaagCTTTCTGTAGAGTTAAGAAGTAACGCAAATAGCGAATTCTTGTAATCAAGGATTCAGAATAGTGAATTGAGAAACTATACTCTACCTCTGCGCCAAGCTCAGTCAGTGTTTCGATTAGCACTGCTGTTTGTACAGTCATATGAAGGCATCCGGCAATCCTCGCACCTTTGAGCACCTTGGATGGTCCGTATTTACGGCGGATGGCCATGAGTCCAGGCATTTCATTTTCGGCTAGCATTATCTCCTTCCTTCCCCATTCCGCCAGCGAAATATCCGCTGTAAATGCGTGAACAAACAATAAAGACTCCAATTACATAGCTATGGTATAATTTATATGGGAAATAGTGCCAAGGTGGCCTTAACTACAGCTCGGCCGTTAtacaattttctcaatttcgtGTTACGAGAGCCGCTCGCTATCTTTAACCGGCTTCTAATCAGCCGGCCCACGTGCAGCGCAACTAACCTAGGTCTCGGTGAAATAATGGTTTACGCATAATATTGGCAAAGCCGGAATATTGACAGAATAAGTGTCGCGTAACAAATAGATAATGAAACAAGAGGGTACAAGTTTATCAGAATTTATGGTGAACACGGCGTTCTTATTTTGTTATCATTCTAGGCTAGCAATTCTTAATTCACAAGTTATgagtgtgtatgtatgtacatacgtagaTATTGTCTTCAATGTGATTAAACTTACCAACTTTGTACAATGGTTTTGTCGCCATTCTTACAGATATTTTGGGTGTATTTTtacaatagaaataaaaaattagcttGATAAGTAAATGTTTTTAAGTATTTCTGCGAGCACGAAACCCGCCGGACTATCAAACACTTTGTATGATTGTATGTCCAAAGGAGCGCAAGCCCTACGCGCAGACGACTGTGCAGACGGTGGTAGACTGTGGAATTCTACtggttatcagacttcggTGGGTGGCTTGCAACCCGCATCATAGAAGTATAAGGCGATAAGTACTGGGTATGAAGATAGAGTCGATCTCGTGGACCCTACAAGTCTATGGCCTACTCCCACCACCGTCGTTTCGAGCCTGTATGTCGACAGTGATCGCAGCTCGCGAGACTAGTTTCCTGAATTAAACGTTTAACGGCCGTATTATATAACGGTCCGTTATAATGTTCTGTTTTTATCGTTGTTAACCTATTCAAACATATAACCAGAATAAATGTGACAGTCTAGAACAATAAGAACCGATGATTATAACGGGTCATTATATATCCCGCCCATTAAACGTTCATcgatactttttcaaaattcgcaACGTAAGCGAAGACGTTGCTGTGATGTTCGGTCGATAATAGCATAGCTTATAGAGATAGACCGCGCAGTGCGCGGTCAGTACACCGAACTGAAGACATAattaaaaagagagaaaacagATAGAGCTGGACCTCTCTGTTGCACGACCGAAGGAGTGGGGAACCAGGCATCAGGGGAGGAACGCAATAAGACAAGCGGGGAAGTGTACTTGACGAAGTCACCGATTAGAATGAGAGGTCCGACTCCAGCTACTACTCTTTCTTATTAATTACGGCTTCAGCTCCGTTCACAGACCGTGCAGTCCATCTCTTCAAGTCTATGAACAATAGTAGATGCACTGTTTTTTCTAACACATGAAAAAGAATCAGAGGTGTCAGTGAGCCATACCACCACTACGCTACAGATCGCGTACTGATCACTGAACTTGAGTTTAGACACTCTAAACTTGAGTATAGTTCAGTGGTATTGGATCTGGTATAATCGTTGAGCTCGATAAGTTACCATTCGATTTTTGTGTCACACCACATACTGAATATGTAGAATAGCTTGAAATTAGGCGCTTGCACTACGAGGATGGCTTGAACAATTGGTCTATCTCGAACCGATTTTATAACTGTTGCCGCAGTTCATGtcaacatgaaaaaaattgcaccgGAATATATTCAAGAATTTACTGCTATCTGACTGATCAGGATGAATAGGCAAACGTTACATTATGGGGTAAAGAGGGTATCGGCAGGTCTGCCTCCTCCATGTGAGGTTCATCCGGGAATCAAGGTGTAACATATAAAATAAGTTATTAAAACATTCACGACTCGTACCGTGTAATTTTATTGCCGGTGATTTGTACGATTCAATGTACTCCTTTTACAGCTGTATACTACGTCTATCAGAATTCACAATAGTAATTGTAACATATCTACGTCGCAACGATCAGATGCAAGAAATATTTACCAGTTTTTTAGATGGGTATGTCTGATCGCCGGGATATTTCATGGTGCCGATAAACTGAAGAAACTTAAATTGATTGAGGAGCCCCTCCAGACACAAGCCAAGATAGCGAATGAACACCGTCAGAAGCGGCTGGCTCAGGAAAAAGCAATCGCAGCGAAAGGTAGTGTAATCGTGCAATAAATTTGCGCAATCGTTGAGCGCAGtgtcaaatattatttatttacatacataaatCATCTAGCCGAATTGGCTGCGTTGGAATTACTTTTCCTTGATGATCCCGCGGCGTCGGATAACGATAACGAATAACCCCAGCCTCTCTCGGTCCTAATGAAACCAGTCGAACTTGAACGAATAGACAAATTAATCAAGTGTACAAAGTTTCAAAGTTAATTGAAGTGTAGAATTCAATGATAATGGTAATAAACGATGTTGACCTATTTTTTACGCGAATTCATTTCATATGCGACAGCAAGTTTCTTACCTTTTTTGGTCACGCGATTTCTACTTGTAACTATCATATGGTAACATCATTATTACTTTGCTTAGAGAACCGTGCGCGATTAACCCGCATAGTCAAGCTCGCAGAAGCTGAAATCGCGGCGCTGAACGTGACAACTGACGACGGAAACAAAACGCCAAAGTGATCTTGCTGCGAGGAGGgacgtataattatt is part of the Neodiprion virginianus isolate iyNeoVirg1 chromosome 5, iyNeoVirg1.1, whole genome shotgun sequence genome and encodes:
- the LOC124305054 gene encoding uncharacterized protein LOC124305054 isoform X1 is translated as MNRQTLHYGVKRVSAGLPPPCEVHPGIKLYTTSIRIHNSNCNISTSQRSDARNIYQFFRWVCLIAGIFHGADKLKKLKLIEEPLQTQAKIANEHRQKRLAQEKAIAAKENRARLTRIVKLAEAEIAALNVTTDDGNKTPK
- the LOC124305046 gene encoding uncharacterized protein LOC124305046 — translated: MKTKSLHAEILAVLLLCQIPWPGPSVFKISCPRDSASVVRRIVQKKWIPVLNKYQVELPLECPFHRTRDIFHPQQTAKYQHRPSQWTCGLCGKSFYEERHLDMHFDNRHKGDINIAEDAVCLADYCDIMRCDVLITQDFEGSSIDDSSTINTDIEVWRETTARQTTLAPSTGSRDLARVFGDKFQESQTSGGTNRGTFHHYCDRRDTPENHFTINHQKQKMIGSEDEENNKTHDICDSNHLVDSALPAIDRNQQRLAELQKLKSNCKPEELLKLKIRCEILVRDCIAGLLVNLSVQDFTEVEGELNRAVCWYLTCEKYWEDTRRQQRQIPWHLLFILAMLLSLGMSMCYYIIWILFDSVHEMRADGMSGISHSPHNNRNKEMTSPQHGSKVDQNKKDSKGKLEPGQDTPSAGSAETPDHYIYVAYPPELKRRLLESCYNRTTRL
- the LOC124305054 gene encoding uncharacterized protein LOC124305054 isoform X2, producing the protein MIITGHYISRPLNVHRYFFKIRNLYTTSIRIHNSNCNISTSQRSDARNIYQFFRWVCLIAGIFHGADKLKKLKLIEEPLQTQAKIANEHRQKRLAQEKAIAAKENRARLTRIVKLAEAEIAALNVTTDDGNKTPK
- the LOC124305047 gene encoding adenosylhomocysteinase, with amino-acid sequence MATKPLYKVADISLAEWGRKEIMLAENEMPGLMAIRRKYGPSKVLKGARIAGCLHMTVQTAVLIETLTELGAEVQWSSCNIFSTQDHAAAAIAKTGVPVYAWKGETDEEYMWCIEQTLVFKDGKPLNLILDDGGDLTNLVHTKFPEYLKDCLGISEETTTGVHNLYRMLKDGKLKVPAINVNDSVTKSKFDNLYGCRESLIDGIKRATDVMLAGKVCVVAGYGDVGKGCAQSLRALGGRVIITEIDPINALQAAMEGYEVTTMNEASKKGQIYVTTTGCKDIILGEHFLNMPEDAIVCNIGHFDCEIQVAWLEKNAKSKVNIKPQVDRYELSTGRHVILLAEGRLVNLGCATGHSSFVMSTSFTNQVLAQIELWTKSTSYPIGVHMLPKKLDEEVAALHLDHLGVKLTKLTTDQSKYLDIPVDGPYKSDHYRY